The Raphanus sativus cultivar WK10039 chromosome 2, ASM80110v3, whole genome shotgun sequence genome includes a region encoding these proteins:
- the LOC130503204 gene encoding probable aquaporin NIP5-1 yields the protein MAPPEAEMGAVAVTAPPTPGTPGGPLITGTRVDSMSFDHRKPMPPCKCLPVMGHTWGQPDTCFADFPSPVVSLTRKLGAEFVGTFILIFTATAGPIVNQKYDGAETLIGNAACAGLAVMIIILSTGHISGAHLNPSLTIAFAALRHFPWAHVPAYIAAQVSASICASFALKAVFHPFMSGGVTVPSVSVGQAFALEFIITFILLFVVTAVATDTRAVGELAGIAVGATVMLNILVAGPSSGGSMNPVRTLGPALASGNYRSLWVYLVAPTLGAISGAAVYTGVKLNDSATDPPRQVRSFRR from the exons ATGGCTCCACCGGAGGCCGAGATGGGTGCAGTGGCGGTGACGGCTCCTCCGACGCCAGGAACGCCGGGAGGACCATTGATCACGGGGACGAGAGTGGATTCGATGTCGTTCGATCATCGGAAACCGATGCCTCCATGCAAATGCTTGCCGGTGATGGGACACACTTGGGGTCAACCCGACACGTGCTTCGCCGATTTTCCCTCCCCTGTTGTCTCCCTTACTCGCAAG CTTGGAGCCGAGTTTGTGGGAACATTTATCTTGATATTCACCGCGACGGCCGGTCCAATCGTGAACCAGAAATACGACGGAGCTGAAACCCTAATTGGTAACGCGGCCTGCGCAGGACTCGCAGTGATGATCATAATTCTGTCAACCGGTCACATCTCAGGGGCTCACTTAAACCCTTCACTGACCATAGCATTCGCAGCTCTAAGGCACTTCCCTTGGGCCCACGTGCCTGCTTACATAGCTGCCCAAGTCTCAGCTTCCATTTGCGCTTCATTCGCACTCAAAGCAGTTTTCCATCCTTTCATGTCGGGAGGTGTTACTGTTCCGTCTGTTAGTGTTGGACAAGCCTTTGCTCTCGAGTTCATCATTACTTTTATTCTCCTCTTTGTTGTTACCGCCGTTGCCACCGACACTCGTGCA GTTGGAGAACTAGCTGGTATAGCTGTTGGAGCCACTGTCATGCTCAACATTCTTGTCGCAGG GCCATCGAGTGGTGGATCTATGAACCCGGTTAGGACTCTAGGACCAGCCCTTGCATCTGGAAACTACAGGTCACTTTGGGTTTATCTGGTGGCTCCTACACTTGGTGCCATATCTGGTGCAGCCGTCTACACAGGTGTCAAGCTTAACGATAGCGCGACTGACCCGCCACGTCAGGTTAGGAGCTTCCGTCGCTAA